A region from the Dermacentor andersoni chromosome 11, qqDerAnde1_hic_scaffold, whole genome shotgun sequence genome encodes:
- the LOC126538974 gene encoding uncharacterized protein encodes MNPSCDEPNPGANSVLPSEDEPPTMDGDPGALNQSGNPGEELRNGTRGRVRSWPCNVCSRNFKTRFAMRDHVLTHANEKPHCCPVCGKTFARQKYLTNHSRIHTGEKPYQCDECDRRFACGTDLARHARTHTGERPYKCAMCPSAFSRKNSLNCHLLMHTGQRPHQCTTCGQCFRMAHHLTYHVRIHTGEKPYRCPTCDKTFSQKKYLSSHARTHTGEKPYRCDECDRRFGTREDVVRHTRTHTGERPYKCTTCSSAFSEKGSLNRHVLTHTGQRPHRCNTCGQRFRMPHHLAYHARIHTGEKPYRCPVCEKRFTQKTSLTTHARTHTNKFNQPTLPSPTWFVRESLFWSDTSREAGALARSPRSARTPAATMAATTESNDGQAGPGKDSAQGSSDSGTIDDDTGACDRSEAQRAMRGHRRRSGINSRMCGICEKTFSNRSAVRRHLATHTGEKPFSCTVCGRQFALKGNLMAHSLTHSGAKPFECPLCPWAFSQRCSLKRHLRRKHKGKN; translated from the exons ATGAATCCGAGCTGCGACGAGCCAAACCCTGGTGCGAACAGCGTGCTTCCTTCGGAAGATGAGCCTCCGACAATGGACGGCGACCCCGG GGCACTTAACCAGAGCGGGAATCCCGGAGAAGAGCTGCGTAACGGCACACGCGGCCGCGTGAGATCCTGGCCATGCAACGTCTGCTCCAGAAACTTCAAAACCCGATTTGCAATGCGCGACCACGTGCTCACGCACGCGAACGAGAAGCCGCACTGCTGTCCCGTGTGCGGCAAAACATTCGCCCGGCAGAAGTACCTCACTAACCACAGCCGGATTCACACGGGAGAAAAGCCGTACCAGTGCGACGAGTGCGATCGAAGGTTCGCCTGCGGGACGGACCTCGCGAGgcacgctcgcacgcacacgGGCGAGAGACCGTACAAGTGCGCAATGTGTCCCTCGGCGTTCTCCAGGAAGAACTCTCTCAACTGTCACCTCCTGATGCACACCGGTCAGAGACCGCACCAGTGCACCACATGCGGGCAGTGCTTCAGGATGGCGCACCACCTCACGTACCACGTGCGGATCCACACGGGAGAAAAGCCCTACCGCTGTCCCACGTGCGACAAAACATTCTCTCAGAAGAAGTACCTCAGCAGCCACGCTCGCACACACACGGGAGAAAAGCCGTACCGGTGCGACGAGTGCGACCGCAGGTTCGGTACCAGAGAGGACGTCGTGAGGCACACTCGAACGCACACGGGCGAGAGGCCATACAAGTGCACGACGTGTTCCTCGGCGTTCTCCGAGAAGGGCTCTCTCAACCGTCACGTCTTGACGCACACCGGTCAGAGACCGCACCGGTGCAACACGTGCGGGCAGCGCTTCAGAATGCCGCATCACCTCGCGTACCACGCGCGGATTCACACGGGAGAAAAACCCTACCGCTGTCCCGTTTGCGAAAAGAGGTTCACCCAGAAGACGAGCCTCACGACTCACGCCCGTACACACACAAATAA GTTCAACCAGCCAACCTTGCCGTCGCCAACGTGGTTCGTTCGGGAAAGCCTCTTCTGGTCGGACACATCGCGGGAGGCAGGAGCGCTCGCCCGCTCACCACGATCG GCTCGTACCCCAGCAGCGACCATGGCAGCGACCACTGAGTCCAACGATGGCCAAGCAGGGCCTGGGAAAGACAGCGCTCAAGGTTCCAGTGATTCGGGTACCATCGATGACGACACAGG GGCCTGCGACAGGTCTGAGGCGCAGCGGGCAATGCGTGGACACAGGCGGCGGTCAGGCATCAACTCCCGGATGTGCGGCATCTGCGAGAAGACCTTCAGCAACCGCTCGGCCGTGCGGAGACACCTGGCGACTCACACGGGCGAAAAGCCTTTTTCGTGCACCGTATGTGGCCGGCAATTCGCTCTGAAAGGGAATCTCATGGCCCACAGTCTCACACATTCAGGAGCCAAGCCCTTCGAGTGCCCCTTGTGTCCCTGGGCATTCTCACAGCGGTGCTCGCTGAAGCGCCACCTTCGAAGGAAGCACAAAGGAAAAAACTGA